Proteins encoded together in one Streptomyces sp. NA04227 window:
- a CDS encoding CU044_2847 family protein: MGYVQRIELPGGQVVYARVSPGAAYGEDDEDVGVRDTVAARVEELGELIRGVGSSVLDAAAAVAPDEAALTFGVELTAKPGKVVAILAEGEAKASVQVTLTWRFGERGAPTRPGRDRAAAASDASESDTSATDSSATDSSATDSSATDSSEAAGTSASRTPAPEAAVVHDPAAGTAPAPAAAPNPAPPPAPVPAQAPEPPLPPAPPVTPPPPPPARPPAPPNEPHA, translated from the coding sequence GTGGGGTACGTGCAGCGGATCGAGCTGCCCGGCGGCCAGGTGGTGTACGCCCGGGTCAGTCCGGGGGCCGCGTACGGCGAGGACGACGAGGACGTCGGCGTACGGGACACGGTGGCCGCGCGGGTGGAGGAACTCGGCGAGCTGATCCGGGGCGTGGGTTCGTCCGTCCTGGACGCCGCCGCCGCGGTCGCGCCCGACGAGGCGGCCCTCACCTTCGGCGTCGAACTGACCGCCAAACCGGGCAAGGTCGTGGCCATCCTCGCCGAGGGCGAGGCGAAGGCCTCCGTACAGGTCACCCTCACCTGGCGGTTCGGCGAGCGCGGGGCGCCCACCCGGCCGGGCCGGGACCGGGCGGCTGCGGCATCGGACGCGTCGGAATCGGACACTTCGGCGACGGACTCCTCCGCGACGGACTCCTCCGCGACGGACTCCTCCGCGACGGACTCCTCGGAGGCCGCGGGCACGTCTGCCTCCCGAACTCCCGCTCCCGAGGCCGCTGTGGTGCACGATCCGGCCGCGGGAACGGCCCCCGCCCCGGCGGCCGCCCCGAACCCCGCGCCGCCGCCCGCGCCCGTACCCGCGCAGGCCCCCGAACCGCCCCTGCCGCCCGCGCCCCCGGTGACACCCCCGCCTCCGCCCCCGGCCAGGCCGCCCGCACCGCCGAACGAGCCGCATGCCTGA
- a CDS encoding SGNH/GDSL hydrolase family protein — MPSRPFTSRSTTTAAPRARRGARPLVTAVAGCAALLCTALGAAPAQAQASADAAPDYVALGDSFAAAPLVPAIDLSRPACLASKAGYPDVAAERIGARLNDVSCSGATLDHFASRQFGFVAPQYEALGPGTDLVSLTIGGNDNGLVTAALSCLNALPEPVGASCADRFTSGGRDQLAEDIADWAPRLGEALDEIHRRAPAARVFVVGYGDYIRKGGCYPTQPIWARDADYVQGTVNKLSAALREQAAAHNAVFVDGFAATEGHDSCAAPGDRHLEGLIPTSPAAPLHPSGKGSAALGTALAEAIRADGATPGNPAG, encoded by the coding sequence ATGCCGTCCCGCCCCTTCACATCCCGTTCGACCACCACGGCCGCGCCGCGGGCCCGCCGCGGTGCGCGTCCGCTCGTCACCGCCGTCGCCGGATGCGCGGCCCTGCTCTGCACGGCCCTCGGCGCGGCGCCCGCGCAGGCCCAGGCCTCCGCGGACGCGGCACCTGACTACGTCGCGCTCGGCGACTCCTTCGCGGCCGCGCCGCTGGTGCCCGCGATCGACCTCTCGCGGCCCGCCTGCCTCGCCTCCAAGGCCGGATATCCGGACGTGGCGGCCGAGCGGATCGGTGCCCGGCTCAACGACGTCAGCTGCTCGGGTGCGACCCTCGACCACTTCGCGAGCCGTCAATTCGGCTTCGTCGCACCGCAGTACGAGGCGCTCGGACCCGGCACCGACCTGGTCAGCCTGACCATCGGCGGCAACGACAACGGTCTTGTCACCGCGGCCCTGAGCTGTCTGAACGCGCTGCCGGAGCCGGTCGGGGCCAGCTGCGCCGACCGCTTCACTTCGGGCGGCCGCGACCAGCTGGCCGAGGACATCGCCGACTGGGCGCCCCGGCTGGGCGAGGCGCTGGACGAGATCCACCGCCGGGCCCCGGCCGCCCGGGTCTTCGTGGTCGGCTACGGCGACTACATCCGCAAGGGCGGCTGCTATCCCACCCAGCCGATCTGGGCCCGCGACGCCGATTACGTCCAAGGCACCGTGAACAAGCTCAGCGCCGCCCTGCGCGAACAGGCCGCCGCGCACAACGCCGTGTTCGTGGACGGATTCGCCGCGACCGAGGGCCACGACAGCTGCGCCGCACCCGGCGACCGCCACCTGGAGGGCCTGATCCCGACCAGCCCGGCCGCCCCACTGCACCCGAGCGGCAAGGGCTCGGCGGCCCTGGGCACCGCACTCGCCGAGGCGATCCGGGCGGACGGGGCGACGCCGGGGAACCCGGCCGGGTGA
- a CDS encoding DUF6104 family protein: MYFTDRGIEELARRRGEEEVSFDWLAEQLRTFVDLNPDFEVPVERLATWLARLDDDEDDE; the protein is encoded by the coding sequence TTGTACTTCACCGACCGTGGCATCGAGGAGCTGGCGAGGCGGCGCGGCGAGGAGGAGGTCAGCTTCGACTGGCTTGCCGAACAGCTGCGCACCTTCGTCGACCTGAACCCCGACTTCGAGGTACCGGTCGAACGACTCGCCACCTGGCTGGCCCGGCTGGACGACGACGAGGACGACGAGTAG
- a CDS encoding CdaR family transcriptional regulator, giving the protein MNEHGTVPRTLAHGEALTIAGRPLHELLLEHSRELVGLVVVRLAETVPTYAALPREALRGEIASIVELNVAMCAEVLRTGSLPSTEQLDALREAATRRAEEGVALDAVVSAYHVGLQLCLDEVLGRAGPDDLPSVLDGTAWVLRFLQVTTSAASGGYVLAHKSAVGEEYTARQALLSALLDGGPAQDTAARAGLALPECYLVLSLGVGPHPDELTSGVDSTVAARRKLRRLRVELERHVAGGVLTMLTAEGGLALVPYGTLPEKLGPRDWQWLAGVLDHLVRVCGAEVTAGVAAAVPDDVPQAVRLSAEVREVAGVFDRGPGLHRLDDLLLEYQLTRPGPARARLAALLEPLSARPDLLHTLRTHLDSSLDRRVAAARLQVHPNTVDYRLRKVALLTGLDTGDPADVPRVRAALAALDAAGPPAV; this is encoded by the coding sequence ATGAACGAGCACGGCACGGTGCCGCGCACACTCGCCCACGGCGAGGCGCTGACCATAGCCGGGCGTCCGCTCCACGAACTCCTGCTGGAGCACTCGCGCGAGCTGGTCGGCCTGGTCGTCGTACGGCTGGCCGAGACGGTGCCCACCTACGCGGCCCTGCCCCGCGAGGCACTGCGTGGCGAGATCGCGTCCATCGTGGAACTCAACGTGGCCATGTGCGCCGAGGTCCTGCGCACCGGCAGCCTGCCCTCCACCGAGCAGCTCGACGCGCTGCGCGAGGCCGCGACCCGCAGGGCCGAGGAGGGCGTGGCGCTCGACGCCGTCGTCAGCGCCTACCACGTCGGGCTCCAGCTCTGTCTGGACGAGGTGCTCGGCCGGGCGGGTCCGGACGACCTGCCCAGCGTCCTCGACGGGACGGCGTGGGTACTGCGGTTCCTCCAGGTGACGACCTCGGCGGCGTCCGGCGGTTATGTACTGGCGCACAAGTCGGCCGTCGGCGAGGAGTACACCGCACGCCAGGCCCTGCTGTCGGCGCTGCTCGACGGCGGCCCCGCACAGGACACGGCGGCCCGGGCCGGTCTGGCCCTCCCGGAGTGCTATCTGGTGCTGTCCCTCGGCGTGGGCCCGCACCCCGACGAGCTGACCAGCGGCGTCGACTCCACGGTGGCCGCCCGGCGCAAGCTCCGGCGCCTGCGCGTGGAACTCGAACGGCACGTCGCGGGCGGGGTGTTGACCATGCTGACCGCCGAGGGCGGCCTGGCCCTCGTGCCGTACGGAACCCTGCCCGAGAAGCTCGGCCCCAGGGACTGGCAGTGGCTCGCGGGCGTACTCGACCATCTGGTCCGGGTCTGCGGCGCCGAGGTCACGGCGGGGGTGGCGGCGGCCGTACCGGACGACGTGCCGCAGGCCGTGCGACTGAGCGCCGAAGTACGGGAGGTGGCCGGGGTGTTCGACCGCGGCCCCGGCCTGCACCGCCTCGACGACCTGCTCCTGGAGTACCAGCTCACCCGCCCCGGGCCGGCCCGCGCCCGGCTCGCCGCGCTCCTGGAACCGTTGTCCGCGCGGCCCGACCTGCTGCACACCCTGCGGACCCACCTCGACAGCTCCCTCGACCGCCGGGTGGCCGCCGCCCGTCTCCAGGTCCACCCCAACACGGTCGACTACCGCCTGCGCAAGGTCGCCCTGCTCACCGGACTCGACACCGGCGATCCGGCGGACGTGCCCAGGGTCCGGGCGGCACTCGCGGCACTGGACGCGGCGGGACCGCCCGCGGTGTGA
- a CDS encoding DUF4097 family beta strand repeat-containing protein, with the protein MSEWSITEPRKLAFDDAPTALHVRVVNGTVNVVGTEEGSARLEVTRIEGPPLKVSDEDGVLTVAYEDLPWKGFLKWLDPRGWRRSADISLAVPSHTRVRIGVVAASATVSGVRATTEVRGVSGDTTLVALSGPVTAETVSGNVETQRVTGDLTFQSVSGDLTVMEGAEGSVTAESVNGSVVVDLDRSQRPAQIGINTVSGEIALRLAEPTDAEVEIGTTSGTVSNAFDELRISGTWGAKRLSGRLGPGRGRLRATTVSGPIALLRRPAGEDFATPSAARTARDRKAV; encoded by the coding sequence ATGTCCGAGTGGTCCATCACCGAGCCCCGCAAGCTCGCCTTCGACGACGCACCAACGGCCCTGCACGTACGCGTGGTCAACGGCACGGTCAACGTCGTGGGCACCGAGGAGGGTTCCGCACGGCTCGAAGTCACCCGGATCGAGGGACCTCCGCTGAAGGTGAGTGACGAGGACGGCGTCCTGACCGTGGCCTACGAGGACCTTCCCTGGAAGGGCTTCCTCAAGTGGCTGGACCCCAGAGGTTGGCGCCGCAGCGCGGACATCTCGCTGGCCGTCCCCTCCCACACCCGCGTACGGATCGGAGTGGTCGCGGCGAGCGCGACGGTCTCGGGCGTACGGGCCACGACCGAGGTCCGGGGAGTCAGCGGCGACACCACCCTGGTGGCGCTCTCCGGCCCGGTGACCGCCGAGACGGTCTCCGGAAACGTCGAGACCCAACGGGTCACCGGAGACCTGACCTTCCAGTCCGTCTCCGGCGACCTCACGGTGATGGAGGGCGCCGAGGGCTCGGTCACGGCGGAGTCGGTGAACGGCTCTGTCGTCGTGGACCTCGACCGCTCGCAGCGCCCCGCGCAGATCGGGATCAACACCGTCTCGGGCGAGATCGCCCTACGGCTCGCAGAGCCCACGGACGCGGAGGTGGAGATCGGGACCACCTCGGGCACCGTCTCGAACGCCTTCGACGAGCTGCGCATCAGCGGCACTTGGGGCGCGAAACGGCTCTCCGGCAGGCTCGGCCCGGGCCGGGGCCGCCTGCGGGCGACCACGGTCTCCGGCCCGATCGCGCTGCTGCGCCGCCCGGCCGGCGAGGACTTCGCGACCCCCTCGGCCGCCAGAACGGCGCGCGACAGGAAGGCGGTCTGA